The following are from one region of the Edwardsiella tarda ATCC 15947 = NBRC 105688 genome:
- a CDS encoding cobalt-precorrin-8 methylmutase, with translation MHYIQQPQAIESKSFAIIDEIIRETRPSYRFASPLHEAIIKRVIHTTADFDWLDILWFSPDALARLTAVLSRPSILYTDTTMALSGINKTLLAHFGGECRCYIRDARVMAQAQAQGITRSMAAVDVALTEAEGEASLFVFGNAPTALFRLLEHGATVGGVIGVPVGFVGAAESKTALTHSALPAIAALGRKGGSNVAAAIVNAILYHLREAG, from the coding sequence ATGCACTACATCCAACAACCCCAGGCGATCGAAAGCAAGAGCTTCGCCATCATCGACGAGATCATCCGGGAGACGCGGCCGAGTTACCGCTTCGCCAGCCCGCTGCATGAGGCGATTATCAAGCGGGTGATCCACACGACCGCCGACTTCGATTGGCTGGATATTCTCTGGTTTTCTCCGGATGCGCTGGCGCGTCTCACCGCGGTGTTGAGCCGGCCGTCGATCCTCTATACCGACACCACCATGGCGCTCTCTGGCATCAACAAGACCCTGCTGGCCCACTTCGGCGGCGAGTGCCGTTGCTATATCCGTGATGCGCGGGTGATGGCGCAGGCACAGGCGCAGGGGATCACGCGCTCCATGGCGGCGGTGGATGTCGCACTGACGGAGGCGGAAGGCGAGGCGTCGCTGTTCGTCTTCGGTAACGCGCCGACGGCGCTGTTCCGTCTGTTAGAGCACGGCGCTACGGTCGGCGGTGTGATCGGGGTCCCGGTGGGTTTCGTCGGGGCGGCGGAGTCGAAGACGGCGCTGACGCATAGCGCCTTGCCCGCCATCGCCGCGCTTGGGCGTAAAGGGGGCAGCAATGTGGCGGCGGCGATCGTCAACGCGATACTTTACCACCTGCGGGAGGCCGGATGA
- a CDS encoding cobalt-precorrin-4 methyltransferase — MSERFDPQCVWFVGAGPGDRELITLKGYRLLQQAQLVIYAGSLINPALLDYCSPETECHDSATLHLTQILDLMEAGVKAGKTVVRLQTGDVSLYGSVREQGEELTKRGIAWRVVPGVSAFLGAAAELGVEYTVPQLSQSLIITRLAGRTPVPEGEQLEALASHRSSMAIYLSVQRIQRVVERLIAGGYAPQTPAAVIYKATWPESRTVRGTLADIAQQVQAAGIRKTALILVGDFLGDEYHYSRLYAADFSHEYRQA, encoded by the coding sequence ATGTCTGAACGTTTCGATCCCCAGTGTGTGTGGTTTGTCGGCGCCGGACCGGGCGACCGAGAGCTGATCACCCTCAAGGGTTACCGCTTGTTGCAGCAGGCACAGTTGGTCATCTACGCCGGTTCGCTGATTAACCCGGCGTTGCTGGATTACTGTTCGCCCGAGACCGAGTGTCACGACAGCGCGACGCTGCATCTGACGCAGATCCTCGACCTGATGGAGGCCGGGGTGAAGGCGGGCAAGACCGTGGTGCGTCTGCAGACCGGCGACGTCTCGCTCTATGGCTCGGTTCGCGAGCAGGGCGAGGAACTGACGAAACGCGGCATCGCCTGGCGGGTGGTGCCGGGCGTCAGCGCCTTCCTCGGCGCGGCGGCCGAGCTTGGCGTGGAGTACACCGTGCCGCAGCTCTCCCAGAGCCTGATCATCACCCGCCTCGCCGGGCGTACCCCGGTACCGGAGGGGGAGCAACTGGAGGCGCTGGCCAGCCATCGAAGCTCGATGGCGATCTATCTCTCGGTTCAGCGTATTCAGCGGGTCGTCGAACGGCTGATCGCTGGCGGCTATGCTCCCCAGACACCGGCGGCGGTGATCTATAAGGCCACCTGGCCGGAGAGCCGGACCGTGCGCGGCACCCTAGCGGACATCGCGCAGCAGGTGCAGGCCGCCGGCATCCGCAAGACGGCGTTGATCCTGGTCGGGGACTTCCTGGGCGATGAGTATCACTACTCCCGACTCTATGCGGCGGACTTTAGCCATGAATACCGTCAAGCCTGA
- a CDS encoding decarboxylating cobalt-precorrin-6B (C(15))-methyltransferase, whose amino-acid sequence MKDECFLRGETVPMTKEAVRAVVLAKLELHRAHHLIDVGAGSGSVSIEAALQCPSLRVTAIEKAPAALRLLADNRQQFACHNMTILAGTAPLAGVAPADALFIGGSGGRLTALIDWSLAQLRPGGRLVMTFILQENLHEALTHLRRCDVAALDCLHLQIATLSALGSGHYFKPNNPVFVLACQKEQQHV is encoded by the coding sequence ATGAAAGATGAGTGTTTCTTACGCGGCGAGACGGTACCGATGACCAAGGAGGCGGTGCGTGCCGTGGTGCTGGCGAAGCTGGAGCTGCACCGCGCCCATCACCTGATCGATGTCGGAGCCGGCAGCGGGAGCGTCTCGATCGAGGCGGCGCTACAGTGCCCGTCCCTGCGGGTGACGGCGATCGAGAAGGCGCCGGCGGCGCTGCGCCTGCTGGCCGACAATCGGCAGCAGTTCGCCTGCCATAACATGACGATCCTGGCAGGAACGGCGCCGTTGGCCGGGGTCGCGCCGGCCGACGCCCTGTTCATCGGTGGTAGCGGTGGCCGATTGACGGCGCTGATCGACTGGTCCCTGGCACAGCTTCGCCCCGGCGGTCGGCTGGTGATGACCTTTATCCTGCAGGAGAACCTGCACGAGGCGTTGACCCACCTGCGGCGTTGCGACGTCGCGGCGCTCGATTGCCTACACCTGCAGATCGCCACCCTGAGCGCGCTCGGGAGCGGCCACTACTTCAAACCGAATAATCCCGTCTTTGTCCTCGCCTGCCAGAAGGAGCAGCAGCATGTCTGA
- a CDS encoding cobalt-precorrin-6A reductase → MTAGEVLVIGGTSDARALCQQLDAAGVNYTLSVATPTGGALAAGLLGQVRCGRMERAQMEAWLRANGTRWVIDASHPYAELVSRNIGAACQALGVTLTRYQRPTQLSALTHPLLHRAADIEAACALARPLGQRVLLTTGSKDLARWCAGLPEKTLLARVLPLPEVVAQCAALGLGVGQIFALCGPFDAAFNAAFYRHCRADVVISKDSGAEGGYQEKVLPCLDAGIPCIVVSRPTPPVTGETVLDSPSAFQQRLARWLAEN, encoded by the coding sequence GTGACGGCGGGCGAGGTGCTGGTCATCGGCGGCACCAGCGACGCCCGGGCGTTGTGCCAACAACTGGATGCGGCGGGGGTGAACTATACCCTGTCGGTGGCGACACCGACGGGCGGGGCGTTGGCCGCAGGGCTCCTCGGCCAGGTGCGCTGTGGCCGCATGGAGCGCGCGCAGATGGAGGCCTGGCTACGGGCGAACGGTACACGCTGGGTGATCGATGCCTCGCACCCCTATGCCGAGCTGGTGAGCCGCAACATCGGCGCGGCCTGCCAGGCGCTGGGCGTGACGTTGACCCGCTACCAGCGGCCGACACAGCTCAGCGCGCTGACGCACCCATTGCTCCATCGTGCGGCGGATATCGAGGCGGCCTGCGCGCTGGCGCGGCCTTTAGGCCAACGGGTGTTGCTGACCACCGGCAGCAAGGATCTGGCGCGTTGGTGCGCCGGCCTGCCGGAGAAGACCTTGCTGGCCCGGGTGTTGCCGCTGCCCGAGGTGGTGGCGCAATGCGCCGCGCTCGGCCTGGGCGTCGGGCAGATCTTCGCGTTGTGCGGCCCCTTCGACGCAGCGTTTAATGCCGCCTTCTATCGCCACTGCCGCGCCGACGTGGTGATCAGCAAAGACTCCGGCGCGGAGGGCGGCTACCAGGAGAAGGTGCTGCCTTGCCTCGATGCCGGTATCCCTTGCATCGTCGTGAGCCGCCCAACCCCGCCGGTGACGGGGGAAACCGTATTGGACAGTCCGTCCGCATTTCAACAGCGTTTGGCGCGCTGGTTGGCCGAGAATTAA
- the cbiB gene encoding adenosylcobinamide-phosphate synthase CbiB has protein sequence MTLLTWCVAWLIDCLIGDPAHWPHPVRWIGGGINLVQRQVRRYCHSDRALRIGGGVMWLLVVGVTWGVAWGGLTLARAIHPWLGWIVEVWMIFTVLAGRCLAEAARAVARPLQAGRLQESREKLAWIVGRDTRQLQPEQINRAVVETVAENTVDGVIAPLFFLLLGGAPLAMAYKAVNTLDSMVGYKQEKYRAIGMVSARLDDVANAIPARLSWLLLSLAAGICRDDFIGALRIGWRDRYQHSSPNCAWAEATVAGALGIRLGGPNDYFGERVEKPWIGDALRPIAVADISRTIRLMWVASTLALLLFIAARWLVVGAA, from the coding sequence ATGACGTTGTTAACCTGGTGTGTCGCCTGGCTCATCGACTGCCTGATCGGCGATCCCGCGCACTGGCCGCATCCGGTACGCTGGATCGGCGGTGGGATCAACCTGGTGCAACGCCAGGTACGGCGCTACTGCCACAGTGACCGGGCGCTGCGTATCGGCGGTGGGGTGATGTGGCTGTTGGTGGTAGGCGTGACCTGGGGCGTGGCCTGGGGAGGATTAACCCTGGCGCGGGCCATCCATCCTTGGTTGGGCTGGATCGTCGAGGTGTGGATGATCTTTACCGTGCTGGCGGGGCGTTGTCTGGCGGAGGCGGCGCGTGCGGTGGCACGGCCGTTACAGGCGGGGCGGCTTCAGGAGAGTCGTGAGAAGCTGGCCTGGATCGTGGGGCGTGACACCCGCCAGCTGCAACCCGAGCAGATCAATCGCGCGGTGGTCGAGACCGTCGCAGAGAACACGGTGGATGGCGTCATCGCGCCGTTGTTCTTCCTATTGCTGGGTGGCGCCCCGTTGGCGATGGCCTACAAGGCGGTCAATACCCTCGACTCGATGGTGGGTTACAAGCAGGAAAAATACCGGGCGATCGGCATGGTCAGCGCCCGCCTGGATGATGTAGCGAACGCCATCCCGGCACGGTTAAGCTGGTTGTTGCTGAGTCTCGCGGCGGGCATATGCCGCGACGATTTCATCGGTGCGCTACGCATCGGCTGGCGCGATCGCTATCAGCATAGCAGCCCCAACTGCGCCTGGGCGGAGGCGACCGTGGCCGGTGCATTGGGCATCCGTCTCGGTGGCCCCAACGATTACTTTGGTGAGCGGGTCGAGAAGCCCTGGATCGGCGACGCGCTGCGCCCGATCGCCGTCGCCGATATCTCCCGTACGATTCGACTGATGTGGGTCGCCTCGACCCTGGCGCTGCTGCTGTTTATCGCCGCGCGCTGGCTGGTCGTCGGCGCGGCCTGA
- a CDS encoding cobyrinate a,c-diamide synthase, whose product MTAKPYAFVLAGTGSGCGKTTVTLGLLRVLQQRGLRVQPYKVGPDYLDTGWHTAVCGVTSRNLDSFMLPTPTLNALFNEQMQQADVAVIEGVMGLYDGYGTDPAYCSTAAMAKQLGCPVILLVDGKAVSTSIAATVMGFQHFDPSLNIAGVIVNRVNSAAHFALLKTAIEQYCALPVLGHVPSVEGISLPERHLGLVTARESFVTAQPWRDFAATLEQTLDIDRLLALSPLSALPQGAWPALPAADAGRGLRLALADDEAFNFYYPDNILLLERCGVEIVRFSPLHDAQLPDCQMVWLGGGYPELYARALAANQTMLNSLRQAHRRGVAIYAECGGLMYLGGTLEDAQGETHRMANIIPGHSKMGTRLTRFGYCEVQACQATLLAAPGEVLRGHEFHYSDFTPQTPALLACRKVCDGQTRQTWSGGWQVGSAFASYLHLHFAQRPLMLTHWLAAARRAQ is encoded by the coding sequence ATGACGGCGAAGCCGTATGCGTTTGTGTTGGCTGGCACCGGCAGTGGCTGTGGTAAGACCACGGTGACGCTGGGCCTGCTGAGGGTATTGCAGCAGCGTGGATTACGCGTGCAGCCCTATAAGGTGGGGCCCGACTATCTCGATACTGGCTGGCACACGGCGGTCTGTGGTGTCACCTCCCGCAATCTCGACAGCTTTATGCTGCCGACCCCGACGCTGAATGCGTTATTCAACGAGCAGATGCAGCAGGCCGACGTCGCCGTCATCGAGGGCGTGATGGGGCTGTATGATGGCTATGGCACCGATCCCGCCTATTGCAGTACGGCGGCGATGGCCAAGCAGCTCGGCTGCCCGGTGATCCTGCTGGTGGATGGCAAGGCGGTGTCCACCTCCATCGCCGCGACGGTCATGGGGTTTCAGCACTTTGACCCGAGCCTGAATATCGCCGGGGTGATCGTCAATCGGGTCAACAGCGCGGCGCATTTTGCGTTGCTCAAGACGGCGATCGAACAGTATTGCGCCCTCCCGGTCCTCGGCCATGTGCCCAGCGTCGAGGGCATCTCCCTGCCGGAGCGTCACCTGGGACTGGTGACCGCGCGCGAATCGTTCGTGACGGCGCAACCCTGGCGTGACTTCGCCGCCACGCTCGAACAGACGCTCGATATCGATCGGCTGCTGGCGCTGAGTCCGTTATCCGCGTTGCCCCAGGGGGCCTGGCCGGCGTTGCCCGCCGCCGATGCCGGACGCGGGCTGAGGCTGGCCCTGGCCGATGACGAGGCGTTCAACTTCTATTATCCGGACAATATCCTGCTGCTCGAACGCTGCGGCGTCGAGATCGTGCGCTTTAGCCCACTGCATGATGCCCAGCTGCCCGACTGCCAGATGGTCTGGTTGGGGGGCGGCTACCCGGAGCTGTATGCCCGGGCGCTGGCGGCGAACCAGACCATGCTAAATAGCCTGCGCCAGGCGCACCGGCGCGGCGTGGCGATCTATGCCGAGTGCGGCGGGTTGATGTATCTCGGCGGCACCTTAGAGGACGCGCAGGGCGAGACGCACCGCATGGCCAATATTATTCCCGGTCATAGCAAGATGGGAACACGGCTCACCCGCTTTGGCTATTGTGAGGTGCAGGCGTGCCAGGCGACGCTGCTGGCGGCGCCCGGCGAGGTGCTGCGCGGCCACGAGTTTCACTATTCCGATTTTACTCCGCAGACCCCGGCGCTGCTGGCGTGCCGCAAGGTGTGCGATGGCCAAACGCGTCAGACCTGGTCGGGGGGCTGGCAGGTGGGCAGCGCCTTTGCCAGCTATCTGCACCTCCACTTCGCCCAGCGGCCGCTGATGCTTACGCATTGGCTGGCGGCGGCAAGGAGGGCGCAATGA
- a CDS encoding ABC transporter substrate-binding protein, whose protein sequence is MPISRRVLLQALATAPLFPTAFCRAETSAPPFQVGHLPAPQRIRRIVSAGPPADLLLMALVPEKMVGFSSLDLGQEAASFLPEALRKMPKYGRLAGRASSLSLERLVALHPDLIVDTGNMDAAWISAARRISTQTQIPWLLFDGRLIQSPHQLLNAGALLGAAPRAQRQAALAQRFIDQAQTFADTPAAAIRFYAARGPRGLETGLKGSIHTEAAELLGLRNVVEIPDRHGLTTVSLENLLAWQPDIVLVQDAVTYQTLLSDPAWQGVEAVAQRRILFLSGLPFGWLDAPPGLNRLLGLRRLHAWLDPAVRSAFRQDMHDYSELFWHTTLSAAQYQQLTRTAPL, encoded by the coding sequence ATGCCGATCTCACGCCGAGTATTACTACAGGCGCTCGCTACCGCCCCGCTATTTCCCACGGCGTTTTGCCGAGCAGAGACCAGTGCGCCGCCATTTCAGGTCGGCCACCTCCCCGCGCCACAACGGATCCGGCGGATTGTCAGCGCCGGCCCCCCTGCGGATCTGCTGTTAATGGCGTTAGTCCCGGAGAAAATGGTGGGGTTCTCCTCCTTGGATCTAGGGCAGGAGGCAGCGAGTTTCCTGCCCGAAGCTCTTCGCAAGATGCCTAAATATGGCCGTCTGGCCGGGCGCGCCAGCTCGCTCTCGCTGGAACGCCTGGTGGCCCTGCACCCCGATCTGATTGTCGATACCGGCAATATGGATGCCGCCTGGATCTCTGCCGCCCGCCGCATTAGCACCCAGACCCAGATCCCTTGGCTGCTGTTCGATGGCCGATTGATACAGAGCCCTCACCAATTGCTAAACGCCGGCGCCCTGCTTGGCGCCGCGCCGCGCGCCCAACGCCAGGCGGCACTCGCACAACGTTTTATCGACCAGGCCCAAACCTTTGCCGACACGCCGGCGGCGGCGATCCGTTTCTATGCGGCCCGAGGCCCACGCGGGTTGGAGACCGGACTCAAGGGGTCGATCCATACCGAGGCGGCGGAACTCCTCGGCCTGCGTAACGTGGTCGAGATACCTGATCGCCATGGGCTGACCACCGTTTCGCTGGAAAACCTGCTGGCTTGGCAGCCAGATATCGTGCTGGTCCAAGACGCCGTCACCTACCAGACGCTGTTGAGCGATCCCGCCTGGCAAGGCGTCGAGGCGGTCGCCCAGCGGCGCATCCTGTTCTTAAGCGGGTTACCCTTCGGTTGGCTCGATGCCCCACCCGGCCTCAACCGCCTACTCGGCCTGCGGCGTCTACACGCCTGGCTCGATCCGGCGGTACGTTCCGCCTTCCGCCAAGATATGCACGACTATAGCGAACTGTTTTGGCACACCACGCTGAGCGCGGCACAGTATCAGCAGTTAACCCGCACGGCGCCGCTATGA
- the cbiG gene encoding cobalt-precorrin 5A hydrolase yields MNTVKPESIALFCLTPGGVALAKRLAAQLPISCFTSDALLAPGFLPCEGGFAQAVRTAFAHYSALIFIGATGIAVRVLAPCLQDKLCDPAVVVIDERGQHVISLLSGHAGGANALTRYLAGRLGADAVITTATDVNELAALDSLAIQLHARMHDFRAAVKRVNQMLVSQQRVGLWADSVWAEALSQCDLRGFIRVDDLQRLPPLDGLVCVTWRDTLPPVALPHWKLVPQRVVAGIGCRRNTSFALLASLLARQLAAQGIDPLALTAIGSVMQKRDEAGLCQLAAHWRVPFTPFTVEALRAHEHRFPASAFVRRTLGVGSVSAPAAWLLSQGHLLGDTLREQGVTITLGVTQ; encoded by the coding sequence ATGAATACCGTCAAGCCTGAATCCATCGCCTTGTTTTGTCTCACCCCCGGCGGCGTAGCGTTGGCGAAACGGCTGGCGGCGCAGCTACCGATCAGCTGCTTTACCAGTGACGCGCTGTTGGCGCCGGGATTTCTGCCGTGCGAGGGCGGCTTCGCCCAGGCGGTGCGTACGGCCTTCGCCCACTACTCGGCGCTGATTTTCATCGGCGCGACCGGCATCGCCGTGCGCGTGTTGGCCCCCTGCCTGCAAGACAAGCTATGCGATCCGGCGGTGGTGGTGATCGACGAGCGTGGCCAACATGTCATCAGCCTACTCTCCGGCCATGCCGGCGGCGCGAACGCGCTGACGCGCTATCTGGCGGGACGACTGGGCGCCGACGCGGTGATCACCACCGCCACGGATGTCAACGAGCTGGCGGCGTTGGATTCGCTGGCCATCCAGTTGCATGCCCGGATGCACGACTTTCGCGCGGCGGTCAAGCGGGTCAACCAGATGCTGGTGAGTCAACAGCGGGTGGGGCTATGGGCGGATAGCGTCTGGGCGGAGGCCCTCAGCCAGTGTGATCTGCGCGGGTTTATCCGCGTGGACGATCTACAGCGGCTTCCGCCCTTGGATGGCCTGGTTTGCGTCACGTGGCGAGACACGCTGCCGCCTGTGGCGCTGCCGCACTGGAAGCTGGTGCCCCAGCGGGTGGTGGCGGGCATCGGTTGTCGACGCAACACGTCCTTTGCCTTGCTGGCGAGCTTGCTGGCGCGCCAACTGGCGGCGCAGGGTATCGATCCGTTGGCGCTGACGGCGATCGGCAGCGTGATGCAGAAGCGAGATGAGGCGGGGCTATGTCAACTGGCGGCCCATTGGCGGGTGCCCTTTACCCCGTTTACGGTCGAGGCGCTGCGCGCGCATGAGCATCGTTTTCCCGCCTCGGCATTCGTCCGCCGTACGCTAGGCGTCGGTAGCGTCTCGGCGCCGGCCGCCTGGTTGTTGAGCCAGGGACACTTATTGGGTGACACCCTGCGTGAGCAGGGCGTCACCATCACGTTGGGAGTGACACAGTGA
- the cbiK gene encoding sirohydrochlorin cobaltochelatase, whose protein sequence is MKKALLVVSFGTSYHETGEKNIVACERDLAASCPDRELFRAFTSGMIIRKLRERDGLAIDTPLQALQRLAQQGYQDVAIQSLHIINGDEYEKIVREVQIMRPLFARLTLGGPLLSSHADYQQLMQALRQQIPTLAARERVVFMGHGASHHAFAAYACLDHMMTAQGFPGRVGAVESYPEVEVLIASLRHAGIEAVHLMPLMLVAGDHAINDMASDQADSWKTRFNAAGIPATPWLSGLGENPAVRAMFVAHLQQALNGGMEAAA, encoded by the coding sequence ATGAAAAAGGCGCTGCTGGTGGTGAGTTTCGGAACCAGTTATCACGAGACCGGCGAGAAGAATATTGTGGCCTGCGAACGCGATCTGGCGGCCAGTTGCCCCGATCGGGAGCTGTTTCGGGCCTTCACCTCCGGGATGATCATTCGCAAGCTCCGCGAGCGGGATGGGCTGGCGATCGATACCCCCTTACAGGCGTTGCAAAGGCTGGCGCAGCAAGGCTACCAGGATGTGGCGATCCAGTCGCTGCACATCATCAACGGCGATGAGTACGAGAAGATCGTGCGCGAGGTCCAGATTATGCGCCCCTTGTTCGCGCGTCTCACCCTGGGCGGGCCGTTGCTGAGCAGCCATGCGGATTATCAACAGTTGATGCAGGCGTTGCGTCAACAGATACCGACGCTGGCGGCACGCGAGCGGGTGGTGTTTATGGGCCACGGCGCCAGTCATCACGCCTTCGCGGCCTATGCCTGCCTCGACCACATGATGACGGCGCAGGGCTTCCCCGGCCGGGTCGGCGCGGTAGAAAGCTACCCGGAGGTCGAAGTGTTGATCGCGAGTCTACGCCACGCGGGGATCGAGGCGGTGCATCTGATGCCGCTGATGCTGGTCGCCGGCGATCACGCAATCAATGACATGGCCTCCGACCAGGCGGACTCGTGGAAAACGCGCTTCAATGCGGCGGGTATCCCGGCGACGCCATGGCTGAGTGGCTTGGGCGAGAATCCGGCGGTTCGGGCGATGTTTGTCGCACATCTGCAGCAGGCGCTCAATGGCGGCATGGAGGCGGCGGCATGA
- a CDS encoding cobalt-precorrin-7 (C(5))-methyltransferase, which translates to MLTVVGMGPAGGELMTPAARAAIACAEILVGGRRHLQQFPDFAGETFVLGANIAELLCWLEAQQGRRVVILASGDPLFYGIGTRLLAHFGRERVCIIPGISAPQYLCAQAGIAMNEMWLTSSHGRALDFDALARHSKVALVTDARCGPREIAAQLVARGQGQRWMVVGENLAMENERIHWLRASEVDGEYDMNTVVILDER; encoded by the coding sequence ATGTTAACGGTGGTGGGAATGGGACCGGCCGGGGGAGAGCTGATGACGCCCGCGGCGCGTGCAGCGATCGCGTGCGCCGAGATCCTGGTGGGGGGGCGGCGTCATCTGCAACAGTTTCCCGACTTTGCCGGAGAGACCTTCGTCCTGGGGGCCAATATTGCCGAGCTCCTGTGCTGGCTAGAGGCACAACAGGGGCGGCGGGTGGTGATCCTGGCCTCGGGGGACCCGCTGTTTTACGGCATCGGCACGCGACTCTTGGCGCATTTCGGCCGTGAGCGGGTGTGCATCATCCCCGGTATCAGCGCGCCGCAATACTTGTGCGCTCAGGCGGGGATCGCGATGAACGAGATGTGGCTTACCAGTAGCCACGGGCGGGCGCTCGACTTTGATGCGCTGGCGCGCCATAGCAAGGTGGCGCTGGTCACGGATGCGCGCTGCGGCCCGCGTGAGATCGCCGCGCAGCTGGTGGCGCGTGGCCAGGGGCAGCGCTGGATGGTGGTGGGGGAGAATCTGGCGATGGAGAACGAGCGCATTCACTGGCTGCGCGCCAGTGAGGTCGATGGCGAGTATGACATGAATACGGTGGTGATCCTCGATGAAAGATGA
- a CDS encoding precorrin-3B C(17)-methyltransferase: MMTQEAIEALQAAEIVVGYKTYTHLVKAFTGDKQVIKTGMCKEIERCQAAIDLAQAGHHVALISSGDAGIYGMAGLVLELVAKQRRDLEVRLIPGMTASIAAAALLGAPLMHDFCHISLSDLLTPWPVIEKRIVAAGEADFVICFYNPRSRGREGHLARAFALLAASKPAQTPVGVVKSAGRKKQEKWLTTLGEMDFTPVDMTSLVIVGNKATYVQDGLMITPRGYTL; this comes from the coding sequence ATGATGACCCAGGAGGCCATCGAGGCGTTACAGGCGGCGGAGATCGTCGTCGGCTACAAGACCTATACCCACCTGGTGAAGGCCTTTACCGGCGATAAGCAGGTGATCAAGACCGGCATGTGTAAGGAGATCGAGCGTTGCCAGGCGGCGATCGATCTGGCGCAGGCCGGCCATCATGTCGCGCTGATCAGCAGCGGTGATGCCGGGATCTATGGCATGGCGGGGTTGGTGCTCGAACTGGTCGCTAAGCAGCGGCGCGATCTGGAGGTGCGCCTCATTCCTGGCATGACCGCCAGTATCGCCGCCGCCGCTCTGCTTGGCGCACCGTTGATGCATGACTTCTGTCATATCAGCCTCAGCGATCTCTTGACCCCCTGGCCGGTGATCGAAAAACGCATCGTCGCCGCCGGGGAGGCGGACTTCGTCATCTGCTTCTACAACCCGCGCAGCCGAGGGCGGGAAGGGCATCTGGCGCGCGCGTTTGCGCTACTCGCCGCCAGCAAGCCGGCACAGACGCCGGTCGGGGTGGTGAAGTCCGCCGGGCGGAAGAAGCAGGAGAAGTGGCTGACCACCCTGGGCGAGATGGACTTCACGCCGGTGGATATGACGAGCCTGGTGATCGTCGGCAACAAGGCGACCTACGTGCAGGATGGCCTGATGATCACGCCGCGCGGGTACACGCTGTGA